The DNA sequence agtcTACCCAttctcaccgcctttctactcaatgcatcagccaccatattggccttcccgagatgatacaaaatggtaatatcatagtcttttaatagctccaaccatctctgctgcctcaaatttagatccttttgcttcaACAAGTGCTATAGAAttcgatgatctgtaaataccttacAAGACACactgtagagataatgcctccaaatcttcaatgcatgaacaatgactgccaactctaaatcatgaacgaggtagttcttctcctagggcttcaactggcgtgaagcaaaAGCAATCACCCCACCCTCCtgtatcaagacacacccaataccaatccgagaaacatcacaatacattgtatatgaACCTGatgctgaaggtaaaactagaaccagagctgtggtcaaggctgtcttaagcttctgaaagctctcctcacaatcatcagaccacctgaatggggcacccttctaggtaaatctagtcaaaggtgcagcaatggccgagaaaccctccacaaatcggcgataatatccggccaagccaaCAAAACTGCGAATCTAAATAGCTGAGACGGTATGGGCtaactctgaattgcctcaatcttcttcggatctatcttgatcccctcactggacaccacgtgccccaagaatgccataaaatcaagccaaaactcacactcggagaatttagcataaagcttcttctccgtcaacatctgtagtacaatcctcaaatgctgcgcATACTTCTCTTGGCTGCGtgagtacaccagtatatcatcaatgaatactatgacaaaagaatcaagatatggctggaatacactgttcatcaggtgcataaatgttggaggggcgttggtcagcccaaaagacatcacaaggaacttgtagtGGCCATAGGGGGTCCTGAATGCCATTTTCAAAATATATTAGAATCCCAAAtcatcaactggtgatacccatacctcaaatcaatcttagagagcACTCtagctccttgaagctggtcaaataagtcatcaatgcgtggcagtGGGTACTTGTTATTAATTGTAAATTttttcaactacctataatcaatgcacatccgcatagtatcatccttcttctttaaaaacagaaccggtgcaccccaaggtgacacaccaggcctaatgaaccccttatcaagaagctcttgaagctgctcttttaattccatcagctctgctggtgccatacgatacgaaggaatagagatgggctgagtgcccggtaccaagtcaataccaaaatcaatattcttgtcgggtggcatgctcGGAAGGTCAGCAGGAAACATATCcgaaaagtctctcactaccagaaTAGAATCTATTGTAGGggtatcaacaccaacatccctcacaaaggccaaatatgccagaaAACCATTCCTAACCATTCGTTGGGCctttaaatatgaaatcactctactgggagcATAGTCGAGAGAACCTCTCCACTAAATCCTAGCAACCCCGGCATCGTTaacatcacagtcttagcgtgataatctagaataacatgaccgggtgacaaccaatccatgcctagaatcacatcaaaatcaaccacactaagcagtaaaagatcaaTTCTTGTcttcaatcccccaatagtcaccacacatggtcgatacacatgatccacaaaatagaatcacccaccagcatagatacatgaacaagcatGACTAAGGAATcgcagggcatatccagataacgagaaaaatacgatgatacgtatgaataagtggaaccaaggtcaaatagtATGGAAGCATCCCTAGGGCAcactgaaataatacatgtgatcattgcATCTGAAGCAAAGGCCTCTAGCCTGGCGGGAAAAGCATAACATTGAGCCTGACCACCacttgatcgacctccccctctagggtgacctcgagcTGCCTGAGTCCCACCCCGAGCTaactgagcgggtggtgaagtaactggtgcagaagtcataGCTTGACCcttctgctgaactggacctcctaTAAGACAAGGACAACACCTTCTCACATGCCCCAACTCTCCATACTCGAAGAAACCTCGATCTGACAATGATGACATAGACTAAATTGGACCCTGAGAACCAGAATAACCattagaagaacctggtacagacAAACCCTAATCTGATAGAGCACAGGATAAACTCTGATCTGGGAAGGCACTGAAAGATGACTGACCcggacgagcactgtatgaaccatggatagctgatgcaccatgatgaaccgGATGAGCCATCTGAGCAGGCTTGTAAGGATGACCTCTGTTGTGGTAGGAATGTCCTCTAGATGAGGAACTGCTGAAACCACCCAaaccacaaggcctcttggcccCCCTCTCCTCATGCTCGTGACTGTGAACCAACTCTAGGCGTATAGCAATATCAACTACCTCTTCAAATCTCGCACCCGTCACAATCTCCCAATTCATGATAAAACatagtccatagttgaggccatcaatgaacctcctaatcctctccctcttagtGGGAACTAACCATATCGCATGacaagccaactctgaaaatctcatctcatattgagTCACTGATATACCATCATGGCGTAGCTTCTCAAAcagcctacgcaactcctctctacgagtctgttgaacaaacttctctaagaagggtactgagaactcatgccacgtaagtggtgcagcGCTGGTTAGATTtctcaactcataggcctcccaccatctgtagGATGCCtctgtcagctgaaaagtagtaaatgaaactccactagtctccaaaatacccaccATGCGAAGGATCTATTGGTACCTATCtataaaatcctgagcatcctctgactcggcCCCACTGAACTCtagaggcttaagcctcccaaaccgctctaGTCTCTTtttctcctcatcactcataggtgggcCAACCTGGGCCCGAGCAGCTACAaccagctgggctggtagtacccccggtgtctggagtccctgagctacctgctttggagtacgggcgATGGGAGTTGGGCACGTCCCCCAGCCTAAGAAGTGGCGGGTGCGGCCGGAATTGAAACTCGAGCAAGGCTCGAGCATACAGTCAATATCTTggccaaagcctcctaaaggccAGAAGTCACAacgggcacaactggtgcctgagccgGTCCCACCGACTCAACCACATATGGTACCTGCttctgagctggagcaactagtggctcCACAGGTGTTGCTCTAGCTGTAGTACGAGCTGTACCTCGGCCTATAccgtggcctcggcctctcacggccctagctggtggtgctGGTGGCCGTTCGCCTGATCCAAtcacacgtgtcctcaccatatgtgagagaatacaAGAATAGAAGTTCAGTTTccacaatcaacaaatccgcacgacaagagtataagaaagtgaagttttttaATGGTTcggtagtctctcgaagataagtacaaacgtctccgtattgatccgcaagactctactaaacctgctcatgactcatgagacctaagtaacctagtgctctgatacaaacttgtcacgacccaaaatcacaacctgtcgtgatggcgccttaaACATTAATAGGCAAGTTgacaatcacataacaactatgCATTTAAATTAAAAACATGATTTAATAAGCTCAATAATGGAAAGTCTCATAACTATCTTATAAAAACAACTACAACTCTAATACAaccatcccaaaacctggtgtcatcgAGTACATAAACTACTAAGTGTCAACATAGTATGAAATTCTAGTACAACTGTCTGAGAAAATAAAACAGTACTGAATAAAAAtgaaaggaaggagagtcaaggtctgcgggcgTCATAGAAGCTACCTCAAAGTCTTCGAATCGGTACTACCACCACTCTAGAAATCACCGCGTCCAGATgtgcctggatctgcatacgaagtgaagagtgtagtatgagtacaaccgacccaatgtactcaataagtaacaggactaaccttgggctggaAGCAGTGACAAGCTCAGAAGGATACAGTCAGAATAAAAATAATGACAACACATATATAACAAAGAAAATGACAATAATAACTCAGAGAAACTTCCATATTCACCTCGTTCACAGTAcaaaaatttagacatgctttcaagttcaacaacttaagcccaacactgataaaatatgccaagtacaactagcatgaggaaaattacatctctatgcttacatgtcaaatatgcatgtcaaatgtaatgtatcacaacttagagtactcaatctgtctaTCTCAAATTCCCACTCATCACAGACAATCACTTAGCACTGTACGAGTGCCTGGTATCAAtgccctcaccaaagcacgtataTATAAATCACCGTGCCTGCGCTCACAACTGGTATTTCAGGCTCTAAAGGGGCGgttcctgcccaagcactaatgtaaagcctataaggcatgctgcggcgtgcaacccaattcaTAATAATAAAGAAGCCAATAATTCCTGccgcggtgcgcaacccgatccacaataacactcacaatcTAGCTCTCaggcccaactcagtcatcaatctctccaatctctcgagCTCACAAATCGCATactactcagcccaaacaatgataacatgatttAATAGTGAATGATaacggagactgagatatgatatgcaaataaataaaCATGACTAAGTACATAATTAtagtttaagaaaataactcaatagtagaaataacctcagtgggtccgaccagaataagcacatagcctaaacatgatttctaacatgaatcacaactcaattactctaacatgtAGAAATTACATGGATAAAGCAAGACTTGATATCAACACAGTAGAAAAATCCACCCGGATTATgattaccacggtgcacgcccacacgcccgtcacctagtatgtgtgtcacctcaaaacaacCCACGCAACATATTTtttagggatttataccctcagttccaagtttagaagtgttacttacgtcaaagtgcgcaactcaatgctccaacaaacaCTTGCCTTGTGAATCGACCTctaaaccaatcgaatctagtcacaaaaaacttaatataatcaatacacgATATAGGAATCGATcacatacgataaagctaagttctttaacaaaattcaaaaagtcagccccgggcccatgcctcggaacccgagaaaattcacaaaatccgaacacccattcaataacgagtcgaACCATACTAAAAtaattcaattccaaccacaaattgACCCTCAAATCCCTAAATCTTACTCTCTAATACCtagtccaaaatctcccaaatttcacctcaaaaacacctaatctaggtgggaaaatcaatgggtattcaatattaatggacAAAAGTAATCAAAAGTCACTTACCTTTTGAATTGTAGTGAAAACCCCACTCACAGATTGCCCCTAGCCAAGCTCCACaagtcaaaatatgaaaataatactctaacccatGATTTGGGGTTTTTGAATCTACCCCAGGTGCTCCTCCTCCGCGAACGCGGAAATGTCTCGCATTCGCGGAGTACAAAAATTTTCAGCTGAAGAATTCCTCTTACGCTAACATGACATCCCAgtcgcgaatgcgatgaccaAGACCACAAAGTTTCGCGCTCGCGGTGAACAAAACACCTGCCACCCTATGCACTGCATCCCTTCTATGCGAATGCGACATGactcccgcgttcgcgatgaacaactcCCAGAATCTCCGCGAACGCGTCCCACTtcccgcgaacgcgatgcacaaactTCACCAGTCGCCCAAAgactcttcacgatcgcgagccCTCCCTCACAAACGCATATAAGCAAACCAGATGCAACAGATTCAGCAGtccaacaagtccaaaatgagCCGAACATGatacgaatcacacccgaggccctcgggaccccatccataCTTAtcaacaggtcctaaaacacgttacgaacttagtcgaagcctcaaattacatcagACAACATCAAattcacgaatcacaccccaattcaagcctaatgaactattgaacttccaacttctaaaacaaatgccgaaacataccaaaccaactccgattgacctcaaacttggcacataagtaataaatgacacaacagacctattccaactccaaGAACAAAAAttcgagcccgatatcaacaaagtcaactctcggtcaaacttctcaactttctaacttttgccaattcaagccaaaacgacctacggacttccaaatcaatatcctgacatactcctaagtccaaaatcaccatacgaaactatcaaaactatgaaagctccattccggagtcgttacacataagtcaacatccggttaactctttcaacttaagcttccaaccttgggactaagagTCCCAATatattccgaaacatccccggaaccaaaccaaccatcccggcaagtcacataaccataaatgaacatagaataagaaataaatgggggaacgtggctacaatactcaaaacgatcgaccgggtcgttacacgaaTATATTAATGCAAAGATGAATAAGAAAAAAATTTCTTCCGAGATTGTGTTCCACTGTTTAATATGGGTgaataaaaaaatattaggcCTGAAAAAATATTCACTTTACTTCGATATTGTGCTAGATTATTTCCTATTTTGTTTCATTCTTTAAATGTAGGGATAAATTTATACCTTTAAGTTTAATTTTACAATACACATCTTCGTGTGATTTACAATATTAtgttgaatttttattttaatttataattcAATTATAATAATTCTTTTAACCTATTTGCCATTAATACGAAATGTTGTAGCTTGATAAATTTGCTCATGAAACTATGATCCATCAAACCTAACCAAGTTTGGGTGAGTTGAGTTGTGCCTATTTTCATGGCCGATCACTACTAGAGGGAAATCAgaagtgatttgataggtttcggcgtcgtttgtggaatttggaaatttggaaatttattaggcttgaatccatgtgtagttcatatttttgaggttgttaggtatgatttgaggcctcgagtaggtccgtgttatgttatgggacttgttgatatagtgGGTTGTGGTCCCGttggcttcgggtgagtttcagatggttaacagattgattttttAATTTGGAAGACTGTTTGAACTGAAGCCttatggtgtaatcgcacctgcggaaaagtggTCGCAGGGGTACGCTGAAGTGAGGTGTGCAGGAGCGAAAGATGCTTagcaggtgcggaatcgcacctgcgcgagaaggagcgcagatgcgggcagagggctgtgaggtattggtcgcatgtgcgagggaaaattccgcacctgcgtgagagCAGATGCGGATGGATGCGCGCAGAAGTGGAAACTGGGCAGGCGAATGGAGTCCGCAAATGTGACATTTTACTGACACGAGTGGATGCGCAGGTACGCAAATCTTGTCCGGTGATGtgaaaatcgctggggcagaaccttaaattcaagggttcaacattttcacccactttcggattttggagctcgggttgggcgattttggagaggaaagttTCCACagaacttggggtaagtgttcttaactcccttgtgattatattccatgaattaatcttcatttttggtgtaagattattgaatcttcaagagaaatagaaggaaatttctataatgtcacaaaacgtatttttcaagtttgaatactgatttggagtcggatttgagtgaaattagtatggttgaacttgtaattggatgggttgtcgtattttgtgagtttcatcagatttcgagacgtgggccccacgagtgatttttggggcgtaatgtcggattttatggaaaatattagcgttttaatatggaattaattcttataaattgtgtggactgagtcaaattattgtgactagattcgagccatttggaagttgatacgcgtagatggaatttctggagcattgcttagcttgctcgacattggatttggtctgttcgaagtaagtaactcttctaatcttggagctgagggtatgaaccctgaatatatgtattatgtgaattgttgggaggtgacgcacatgctaggtgatgggcatgtgggcatgcactatagaaattgtggcataattgtttctgtgaaattttgtagttaaataatctttgcattttccatgcggttttatgtgttaaagaaattgagctgaaaagcatattaaaaatcatgttgaggctatgtgccagtattattgggacccacagaggtcatattgttgtgaaatatttattttaaattgaaaattcatactcagtcatattcatttcattgcatatcatatctcagtctctgttgttatttattgatacatcatatcattattttgggctattatcatgacattgtgagcccatgaaagagagactggagagattgatgactgagggaggccgagggcctgattatgaggataatatttttgggatcgggctgcaagccgcagcaggccatgttggctttatatatattatactattgcacgtgagttggccatgcagatctatatattatactattggacgtaagttggccgtgcagcacgtgagttgtccgtgcgaatccagatattattatagcacatgagttggccgtgcggatcaaGATATCATTATAGCATGttagttggccgtgtggatccatatattattatagcacgtgagttgtccgtgcagcacgtgagttgtccgtgcggatccagatatgatattatagtacgtgagttgtccatgcaacacgtgagttgtccgttcttatagcgcttgggcagtaggagcccctcatgaatctgtacacacccccagtgagcgcagtcgactataaataaggatcgggttacacgccgcagcaggtattgtatagcgctgagtgattgagtgtgctgaacatagtgagagagaatgcgagacagtgagattgagtactctgagagtgtgagtacatgagtacaatctctgagatacattgcattgtcatgcacacatgacatatatgcatacagatgtgttttcctcatgctgtacggtatcacattattcatgatttctcacacctgttgacagatgggcattatgatgcatttgttttacccgggttatctggaaagaaaatgaaacatatcatttattattgaaaggatgttgggaaaattattgctttcaaaaTTATTCATATTCTTTTGGAAATTTcagtaaatgatttgggtttttcactgatgtacttgaaaggaagaactattattttttttaaatcatgattttgctgagcatttcATCTCTGAgattacttctggtattatttgctttatgttgttatggactgttgtggactagtgattttggacccaaccttggtaaaagctcgtcactactttcaacctaaggctaggtttgttacttactcagtacatggggtcggttgtactgataatacacttctgcacattgtgtgcagatgttggctgctgttgttgctgtgctcaatagttgcgggatttgaagatgtacccgtgTTCCTGTTGTGGCTGCTTCTTGTTCGTGGTAACCTTGGATTTATAAAAgctatgtttatgtattattcaaacagactatgtatttatttcattttcgctttgtatactctattcttagaagctcatgaattATACTAttagttcttgggggatgtataagattaagatctttattcacttaaattgctttaataattattattggaattggataattgaaa is a window from the Nicotiana tomentosiformis chromosome 10, ASM39032v3, whole genome shotgun sequence genome containing:
- the LOC138899808 gene encoding uncharacterized protein yields the protein MVGILETSGVSFTTFQLTEASYRWWEAYELRNLTSAAPLTWHEFSVPFLEKFVQQTRREELRRLFEKLRHDGISVTQYEMRFSELACHAIWLVPTKRERIRRFIDGLNYGLCFIMNWEIVTGARFEEVVDIAIRLELVHSHEHEERGAKRPCGLGGFSSSSSRGHSYHNRGHPYKPAQMAHPVHHGASAIHGSYSARPGSNLVYVIIVRSRFLRVWRVGACEKHLLKQKDLNLRQQRWLELLKDYDITILYHLGKANMVADALSRKAVRMGRLAYIPVDKRPLVSDVQALANQFVKLDVSEPSLVLACVISRSSLYERIRERQYDDPHLLVLKDRVQNSDAKEVSIGDGGVLRIQGRIYVPNVDGLHELILEEAYSSRYSIHPGAAKMYQDLRQHYWWRRRKKDIVEYFARCFNCQRVIRASEAGRFASEA